The Opitutaceae bacterium genome has a window encoding:
- a CDS encoding patatin-like phospholipase family protein — protein MQTPRRVLALFFTTALLGCLPPTLAAAPEDAPAGRDQNRPRIGLVLAGGGARGIGHVGVIRMLEELNIEVDYVAGTSMGSIVGGLYCAGYTSDEMLEWLKQTDWERLLSDSLPRQERGYRAKAEELDTPRWAEFGIDKSGLKVPNAFISGQNLLVALRDLTGFVGPRSSFDSLPVPFRAVATDVETGAMVVIDHGSLADAMRASMAVPGVFAPHTVDGRVLIDGFASRNLPISVVRDMGADVIIAVDVRPELLPADQLTSPIAMAEQLISILSQRDTLEQIETLDSNDVLVRLKLPGYESSSFPDALDIAALGYAESEEFRDALATLTLPPELYAAGERSRRSLPRNAPVIAAIEVEGNDRVAEAAVRKRLNIRTGEPLDPDELEYSLGRVHDLGYFKSVDYRIEDRPEGKVLVVRTEPKPWGPNFLLFGIGLESNLDGSSEINVRASLRFTQLNRLGAEIPIQMSMGTVDRLDAEFFQPVDYTGTFFLAPRGEFLRTPEAYLVDFSSLNPDVRPQQVTFERQTFFGGLAGGLRIGTYGEFRVGVESGSVRNTDIQAPAIIVIGPDGEIEVVDLGDQLINYTTDRIYTSLTLDQLDDAFFPRHGYYLNGSINHETGQYGTTTGSLQMTTPFPFGSFVIQPRLAVDYTLDQEAIVARLPFRVGGLFNLSGVPTDELYGSNAFVGAIVVRKRLGGGEANDGVFIGGSVEAGNVWEESNRYLPADWIFAGSAFLAASTPLGPVHLAVGIAEGHSPTIYFTLGRVLP, from the coding sequence ATGCAGACCCCTCGACGCGTTCTTGCCCTCTTCTTCACGACCGCTCTCCTCGGCTGCCTCCCCCCAACGCTTGCCGCCGCTCCTGAAGACGCCCCCGCAGGACGTGACCAAAACCGGCCCCGGATCGGCCTGGTTCTGGCCGGCGGGGGCGCCCGCGGGATCGGCCATGTCGGCGTGATCCGCATGCTTGAGGAATTGAATATCGAGGTCGACTACGTGGCCGGGACCAGTATGGGCTCAATCGTCGGCGGACTCTACTGCGCGGGCTATACCTCGGACGAAATGCTGGAATGGCTGAAGCAGACCGATTGGGAGCGGCTTCTCAGCGATTCCCTGCCCCGCCAGGAACGCGGCTATCGGGCCAAAGCGGAAGAACTGGATACACCCCGCTGGGCCGAGTTCGGCATCGACAAGTCCGGACTGAAAGTGCCCAATGCCTTCATATCCGGTCAGAACCTGCTGGTGGCTCTGCGGGATCTGACAGGTTTCGTCGGACCTCGCAGTTCCTTCGACAGCCTCCCGGTTCCGTTCCGTGCCGTGGCCACCGATGTGGAGACCGGAGCAATGGTCGTCATCGATCACGGCTCGCTGGCCGACGCGATGCGCGCAAGCATGGCGGTACCCGGGGTTTTTGCGCCCCACACCGTCGATGGCCGGGTTCTCATCGACGGATTCGCCTCCCGCAACCTGCCGATCAGCGTCGTCCGCGACATGGGGGCCGACGTGATCATCGCCGTCGACGTGAGGCCCGAACTGCTGCCGGCAGACCAACTGACGAGTCCGATCGCGATGGCGGAGCAGCTCATCTCAATCCTGTCCCAGAGGGATACCCTGGAACAAATCGAGACGCTCGATTCGAACGACGTCCTCGTCCGGCTGAAACTCCCCGGCTACGAATCCTCCTCGTTCCCTGATGCTCTCGATATCGCCGCCCTCGGTTACGCTGAGAGCGAGGAATTCCGCGATGCACTGGCCACCCTGACTCTGCCACCGGAGCTCTATGCCGCAGGTGAACGATCCCGCCGAAGCCTGCCGCGCAATGCACCCGTCATCGCGGCCATCGAGGTTGAAGGGAACGACCGCGTGGCTGAGGCGGCCGTGCGCAAACGCCTGAACATACGGACGGGGGAACCGCTCGATCCGGATGAACTGGAGTACAGCCTCGGCCGGGTTCATGACCTGGGCTACTTCAAGAGCGTGGACTACCGGATCGAGGACCGGCCCGAAGGCAAGGTTCTCGTCGTCCGCACTGAACCCAAACCATGGGGCCCGAACTTCCTGCTTTTCGGTATCGGTCTCGAGAGCAATCTCGATGGATCCAGTGAGATCAATGTGCGGGCCTCCCTGCGGTTCACTCAGCTGAACCGCCTCGGGGCGGAGATACCCATACAGATGTCGATGGGAACGGTCGACCGGCTTGACGCTGAATTCTTCCAGCCGGTGGACTACACCGGAACCTTCTTCCTCGCGCCCCGGGGTGAGTTCCTCAGAACACCCGAAGCCTACCTGGTCGATTTCAGTTCACTGAACCCGGACGTCCGACCCCAGCAGGTCACCTTCGAACGCCAGACCTTCTTTGGGGGCCTCGCGGGAGGCCTGCGCATCGGAACCTACGGGGAGTTCCGGGTCGGAGTGGAGAGCGGATCCGTCCGCAATACCGACATCCAGGCACCCGCCATCATTGTCATCGGACCGGACGGAGAAATTGAAGTGGTGGATCTCGGTGACCAGTTGATCAACTACACGACCGACCGCATCTACACGTCCCTGACCCTGGACCAGCTCGACGATGCCTTTTTTCCCCGGCACGGCTACTATCTGAACGGTTCGATCAACCACGAAACAGGCCAGTACGGAACCACCACCGGCAGCCTGCAGATGACGACCCCCTTCCCCTTCGGCAGTTTCGTCATCCAGCCCCGCCTGGCGGTGGACTACACCCTGGATCAGGAAGCCATCGTCGCCCGCCTTCCCTTCCGGGTCGGAGGACTCTTCAATCTGTCGGGCGTGCCGACCGATGAACTCTACGGGTCCAACGCCTTTGTCGGAGCCATTGTCGTCCGCAAACGACTGGGCGGAGGCGAAGCCAACGACGGCGTATTCATCGGCGGTTCGGTCGAGGCCGGAAACGTCTGGGAAGAAAGCAACCGCTACCTGCCCGCGGACTGGATCTTCGCCGGCAGCGCCTTCCTCGCCGCCAGCACGCCCCTCGGCCCGGTCCACCTGGCGGTGGGCATCGCCGAGGGACATTCCCCGACCATCTACTTCACCCTCGGCCGGGTCCTGCCGTAA
- a CDS encoding dihydrofolate reductase has product MSAAPEKTRLRSIQITLVAVLSLDGCLTKGNQPGVGFASKADQAWFRSALEGFDASIMGRNTFDAARSAVLAAVEKPSRRLRIVMTRHPENWTKEWHPERLEFTDRPPAETVADLTRRGKTNCVILGGSSINRLFLAANLVDRLWLTFEPVIFGSGRRLVDREVETRFQFESVENLDASTVLLKYRRN; this is encoded by the coding sequence ATGTCCGCCGCACCCGAAAAGACCCGCCTCAGATCCATTCAGATCACCCTCGTCGCCGTGCTCTCGCTCGACGGCTGCCTGACGAAGGGAAACCAGCCCGGTGTCGGTTTCGCCTCCAAGGCCGACCAAGCCTGGTTTCGTTCGGCCCTTGAGGGTTTTGACGCCTCCATCATGGGGCGAAACACCTTTGACGCGGCTCGTTCCGCTGTCCTGGCGGCAGTTGAGAAACCCTCCCGCCGGCTCAGGATCGTCATGACCCGGCATCCGGAGAACTGGACCAAGGAATGGCACCCCGAAAGACTGGAATTCACCGACAGACCACCCGCCGAAACAGTCGCAGATCTCACCCGGCGCGGAAAGACGAATTGCGTCATTCTCGGCGGTTCTTCGATCAATCGCCTCTTCCTCGCCGCCAACCTGGTCGACCGACTTTGGCTTACTTTTGAACCGGTCATCTTTGGCTCCGGCCGACGCCTCGTCGACCGCGAGGTCGAAACCCGATTTCAGTTTGAGAGCGTCGAAAACCTTGATGCTTCCACCGTCCTCCTGAAATACCGGCGGAACTAG
- a CDS encoding GDP-L-fucose synthase, translated as MKKDDSILVAGHRGMVGSALVRDLRGRGYTNLLLPSREELDLSRQEAVEHFFERKRPTVVVMAAARVGGIHANNAYSGEFIYENLIIATQLVEAARRFGTTRFLFLGSSCIYPKHAPQPMPEDCLLAGPLEPTNEAYAVAKIAGLKLCQHYRRQYGVLFHSLMPTNLYGPGDNYHPENSHVLPALIRRFHEARLKGAEEVVVWGSGKVSREFLHVDDLADACHFMLQVEDPPDWVNVGTGVDLTIRQLAEMVQEVVGFEGRLVFDASKPDGTPKKQLDVSRINALGWSARTTLRDGLKSTYAAYLKDLGAGMVRTG; from the coding sequence ATGAAAAAAGATGACTCCATCCTGGTGGCGGGTCATCGCGGAATGGTGGGTTCGGCCCTCGTCCGCGATCTGCGCGGACGTGGCTATACCAACCTCCTGCTTCCCTCGCGGGAGGAGCTCGACCTTTCGCGCCAGGAGGCGGTCGAGCATTTCTTCGAGCGGAAGCGACCGACGGTGGTGGTAATGGCGGCGGCCAGGGTGGGCGGCATCCATGCCAACAACGCCTACAGCGGTGAGTTCATCTATGAGAACCTCATCATTGCGACCCAGTTGGTCGAGGCGGCCCGGCGTTTCGGAACGACACGCTTTCTCTTTCTTGGAAGTTCCTGCATCTATCCGAAGCATGCGCCGCAGCCCATGCCGGAGGACTGTCTGCTGGCCGGCCCGCTTGAACCGACCAATGAGGCCTATGCCGTGGCCAAGATCGCCGGGCTCAAACTCTGCCAGCACTACCGGCGTCAATACGGGGTGCTCTTCCATTCCCTCATGCCGACCAATCTTTACGGGCCGGGCGACAATTACCATCCGGAGAACTCCCATGTCCTTCCCGCCCTCATCCGGCGGTTTCATGAAGCCCGGCTGAAAGGGGCGGAGGAAGTGGTGGTCTGGGGGAGCGGCAAGGTCAGTCGGGAGTTCCTCCACGTCGACGATCTGGCGGACGCCTGCCACTTCATGCTGCAGGTCGAGGATCCGCCGGATTGGGTCAACGTCGGCACGGGCGTCGACCTGACCATTCGCCAACTGGCGGAGATGGTTCAGGAAGTGGTCGGATTCGAGGGCAGGCTTGTCTTCGACGCCTCCAAGCCGGACGGGACGCCGAAGAAACAGCTCGATGTTTCGCGGATCAACGCCCTGGGTTGGTCGGCCCGGACAACGCTGCGGGACGGATTGAAATCCACCTACGCCGCTTACCTGAAGGACTTGGGAGCGGGGATGGTTCGGACCGGTTGA
- the prfB gene encoding peptide chain release factor 2 (programmed frameshift) → MINPEIHTQIEELIRRAGYMWRYLDVPTKQRKIEELETRMSQPGFWDSQQAAQKVMAEANRLKRMVEGLTAYRGKVDDVKVMAELLDEAGVDENSADANELAESVDRLKTEIDELEVRSFLNGPHDSSDAYLSIHAGAGGTESCDWADMLLRMYLRWAERRGFEVAIDDLQPGDEAGITRATISIRGENAYGFAKAERGVHRLVRISPFDSNKRRHTSFCAVDVVAEIEDDVEVEINEEDLRVDTYRSSGKGGQHVNKTDSAVRLTHFPTGLVVACQNERSQTKNKATAMKILKARIFEKLQDEKRSEMEKYYGEKGEIGWGSQIRSYVFQPYQLVKDLRTGTETGNVQAVMDGDLDRFVVAWLRAGCPRNRNKDIQVED, encoded by the exons ATGATCAATCCCGAGATCCACACCCAGATCGAAGAACTAATCCGGAGAGCCGGTTATATGTGGAGGTATCTT GACGTCCCGACCAAACAACGGAAAATAGAAGAGCTGGAGACCCGGATGAGCCAGCCCGGCTTCTGGGATTCCCAGCAGGCCGCCCAGAAAGTCATGGCGGAGGCGAATCGGCTCAAGCGGATGGTCGAGGGACTGACGGCCTACCGTGGCAAGGTCGACGATGTCAAAGTGATGGCCGAGCTGCTGGACGAGGCCGGGGTCGACGAGAACTCGGCGGATGCGAACGAGCTTGCCGAATCGGTGGACCGTCTGAAGACGGAGATCGACGAGCTCGAGGTCCGCAGTTTTCTGAATGGACCGCACGATTCGTCCGACGCTTACCTGAGCATCCACGCCGGCGCAGGTGGAACCGAGTCGTGCGATTGGGCGGACATGCTTTTGCGCATGTACCTGCGTTGGGCCGAGCGGCGGGGATTCGAAGTGGCGATCGATGATCTCCAGCCGGGCGATGAGGCCGGAATCACCCGGGCGACCATCTCGATCCGGGGAGAGAACGCCTATGGCTTCGCCAAGGCGGAACGTGGGGTGCACCGCCTGGTCCGAATCAGTCCCTTCGACTCGAACAAACGCCGCCACACTTCGTTCTGCGCGGTCGATGTCGTGGCGGAAATCGAGGACGATGTGGAGGTGGAGATCAATGAGGAGGATTTGCGGGTCGATACCTATCGCTCCAGCGGCAAGGGTGGGCAGCACGTCAATAAAACAGACTCGGCGGTGCGCCTGACGCATTTCCCGACCGGACTCGTGGTGGCCTGCCAGAACGAGCGCTCCCAGACCAAGAACAAGGCGACCGCGATGAAGATCCTGAAGGCCCGCATTTTCGAGAAACTGCAGGACGAGAAGCGGTCGGAGATGGAGAAGTATTACGGCGAGAAAGGTGAGATCGGGTGGGGCAGCCAGATCCGCAGCTATGTCTTTCAGCCTTATCAGTTGGTCAAGGATTTGAGGACCGGGACCGAAACCGGCAACGTCCAGGCGGTCATGGACGGAGATCTCGACCGGTTCGTCGTTGCCTGGCTTCGGGCAGGTTGCCCGCGCAACCGCAACAAGGACATCCAGGTCGAGGATTAG
- a CDS encoding GNAT family N-acetyltransferase, with the protein MQHETVAIRRANWELDAESIRQVRTEVFVVEQGVPIELEIDGLDPTVRHVLAVLSTGEPIGTARLLDNGQIGRIAVLKRWRGKGIGRQLVETLIQCARDDGRSAVFLHSQTQAVPFYEKLGFRKDGSPPFDDAGIPHVHMDLTL; encoded by the coding sequence ATGCAGCACGAAACGGTCGCGATTCGAAGGGCAAACTGGGAACTCGATGCCGAGTCCATCCGCCAGGTCAGGACCGAGGTTTTCGTCGTCGAACAAGGCGTCCCGATCGAATTGGAGATCGATGGCCTGGACCCGACTGTCCGTCACGTGCTTGCCGTCCTGAGCACGGGCGAGCCGATCGGAACCGCCCGACTCCTCGACAACGGGCAGATCGGTCGAATCGCTGTGCTGAAGAGATGGAGGGGAAAGGGGATCGGTCGTCAATTGGTCGAGACACTGATCCAGTGCGCCCGGGATGACGGCAGGAGCGCCGTCTTCCTCCACTCCCAGACCCAGGCCGTCCCTTTCTACGAGAAACTCGGATTCCGCAAGGACGGCTCGCCCCCCTTTGACGATGCCGGCATCCCACACGTCCATATGGACCTGACTCTCTAG
- a CDS encoding response regulator, with protein sequence MRILFLEDEWELNEVASEQLRAMGHQVHSMLGVEQARRFMDEHPDSIDVIIADHRLPDGQGVKFVIEARRQNPRLKVAIVSGCLNEDDIALLRQEHIHYFTKPLLYSTVLRALTRPPNIMVKAEPEVPPESEPVGAVPAQAESGSRKSWLRWPFRKQLAESTRD encoded by the coding sequence ATGCGAATTCTATTCCTAGAAGACGAATGGGAACTGAACGAAGTGGCTTCAGAGCAACTTCGGGCGATGGGACACCAGGTGCATTCCATGCTCGGAGTGGAACAGGCCCGTCGTTTCATGGATGAACACCCGGACTCCATCGACGTGATCATCGCCGATCACCGCCTGCCGGACGGTCAGGGCGTCAAGTTTGTTATCGAGGCCCGCCGTCAGAACCCGAGATTGAAGGTCGCCATCGTCTCCGGTTGTCTGAACGAGGACGACATCGCCCTGTTGCGTCAGGAACACATCCACTACTTTACCAAGCCACTCCTTTACAGCACGGTCCTGCGTGCCCTCACCCGTCCTCCCAACATCATGGTCAAGGCCGAACCGGAAGTTCCTCCCGAATCCGAACCGGTCGGCGCTGTTCCCGCTCAGGCGGAATCCGGCAGCCGGAAGAGCTGGTTGCGCTGGCCCTTCAGAAAGCAACTCGCCGAATCGACCCGGGACTGA
- a CDS encoding CBS domain-containing protein encodes MKLTISTLLAQKGPQLFIVQSSATVEVAVREMNDHKVGCVVVMEGEAPVGIFTERDVLQRVVARGRPVTTPVSEVMTAPVETVHPDLSIDDAMTTITEKRHRHLPVVDQGKLIGLVSIGDITRWLVATHKDEAQNLWHYITGSYPS; translated from the coding sequence ATGAAACTCACCATCTCCACTCTCCTGGCCCAGAAAGGGCCGCAGTTGTTCATCGTGCAATCATCCGCCACCGTGGAAGTGGCCGTCCGGGAAATGAATGACCACAAAGTCGGCTGCGTCGTCGTCATGGAAGGCGAGGCGCCCGTCGGCATCTTCACCGAGCGCGATGTCCTCCAACGCGTCGTCGCCCGCGGTCGGCCCGTGACCACCCCCGTTTCGGAGGTCATGACCGCCCCGGTCGAAACCGTCCATCCCGACCTCTCAATTGACGACGCCATGACCACCATCACGGAGAAGCGACACCGTCACCTGCCGGTGGTCGACCAAGGAAAACTGATCGGTCTCGTGTCGATCGGCGATATCACCCGCTGGCTGGTCGCCACCCACAAGGACGAGGCCCAGAACCTCTGGCATTATATCACCGGTTCCTACCCGAGCTGA